GGCAGCACCCGCTTGCCGTCCTTGATCGGCACGCCGGCCTCGTTCAGCAATTGCTGCGCCTTGCGCAGCAGGCTGCGGTCCTGCCCGGAGCCGTCCGTGACCGGCGGCGTGAATGGCGCGGCGAACACGTCGTCGGGGACCTTGCCGCGGAACGGCTCCAGCAGTTTCAGCTCTTCCGGCGAAGGCGGACCATCGCTGGCCATGAGATCCGAATTCTGGAACGGCGACACAGTGCGGGCATAGGCCCCGTACATGATGGTCTTGTTGGTCCACTCGAAGTCGAACGCATTGATCAGAGCCTCGCGCACGCGCGGGTCTTTGAACTTGTCGCGCCGCGTGTTGATGAACCAGCCCTGCGCGCCGGACGGTGTATCGTCGGGCACGACCTCCATCTTGACGCGACCATCCTTCGCCGCCGGGAAGTCATAGCGCGTCGCCCAGATGCGTGAGGTGAACTCCTCGCGATAGAGGTAGCTCTTGCCGGTGAAACCCTCGAAGGCGACATCGCGATCGCGGTAGAATTCGTAGCGCACGACATCGAAATTGTAGCTGCCGCGGCAAACCGGCAGATCAGCCGCCCACCAGTCCTTGACCCGCTCGTATTCGATGTAGCGATTGACCTCGAAGCGGCCGACCTTGTACGGGCCCGAGCCGAGCGGCGTGTCCAGCGTTGATTCATCGAAGGCTCGTGTGGCGTAATACGCCTTCGAGAAGATCGGCAGGCCCGCGACATAGAGCGGCACGTCGCGCGCCCGTCCCTTGGCAAAGGTGACGACGAGCGTCGCATCGTCGAGAGCTTCCGCGCTGACCATGTCGCGCATCTGCACGGTGATCAGCGGATGTCCCTTGGTCTTCAGCGCCGTCAACGAAAACGCTGCATCGTGCGCGGTGAGCCTGGTGCCGTCGTGGAATTTCGCCTCCGGCCGCATCGTGAAGCGATAAGTGAGCTTGTCCGGCGAGATCTGCACGGATTGGGCGGCAAGCCCGTACATCGCGTCCGGCTCGTCGTTGGCGCGCACCATCAACGGCGCGAAGGTCATGTCCATGCCTTGCGCGCCGTCACCCTTCAGGATGAAGGCGTTGAGCGAGTTGAAGGTCTGGTAGGACTGGTTGTACGACCGCACCGAGGGGATGAGCGAGAACGTCCCGCCCTTCGGCGCGTCCAGATTGACATAATCGAAATGCTGGAAGTCGGCGGGATATTTGAGATCGCCGAACGCCGAGATGCCGTGGGCCTCGGTGGGCATCTCGGAGGCGGCCGCGCCGCGCAACAGCGGCCCGCCCAGGGATGCACCGAAGGTGCCGACACCCAGGGCCAGCACGTGGCGGCGTGACATCTGCCTCATGCGGGAAACGTCCTTCACGATTTCTTTGCGATCCGCGCCGCCTTGTCTGCGTCGTACCACCAGATGAACGGGAAGCCGGATTGGCCGTATCTGGGCAATTCCGAGGGCCGGCCGAAGCGGTCCCACCGCGCGGTGCGGATCTTCGTATAGGTCCACTGCGGCACGACGTAGTGATTCCACAGCAGCACGCGGTCGAGCGCCTTGGTTGCC
This is a stretch of genomic DNA from Bradyrhizobium sp. CB2312. It encodes these proteins:
- a CDS encoding extracellular solute-binding protein — encoded protein: MRQMSRRHVLALGVGTFGASLGGPLLRGAAASEMPTEAHGISAFGDLKYPADFQHFDYVNLDAPKGGTFSLIPSVRSYNQSYQTFNSLNAFILKGDGAQGMDMTFAPLMVRANDEPDAMYGLAAQSVQISPDKLTYRFTMRPEAKFHDGTRLTAHDAAFSLTALKTKGHPLITVQMRDMVSAEALDDATLVVTFAKGRARDVPLYVAGLPIFSKAYYATRAFDESTLDTPLGSGPYKVGRFEVNRYIEYERVKDWWAADLPVCRGSYNFDVVRYEFYRDRDVAFEGFTGKSYLYREEFTSRIWATRYDFPAAKDGRVKMEVVPDDTPSGAQGWFINTRRDKFKDPRVREALINAFDFEWTNKTIMYGAYARTVSPFQNSDLMASDGPPSPEELKLLEPFRGKVPDDVFAAPFTPPVTDGSGQDRSLLRKAQQLLNEAGVPIKDGKRVLPNGEPFKIEFLLDEPSFQPHHAPYIKNLATLGIEASVRLVDAVQFKARQEDFDFDMSIQRFSMSATPGDAMRAFFSSQVANTRGSYNLAGVASPAIDAMVEKIMAADSREELTIACRAFDRLFRAGRYWVPQWYNKTHRLAYWDEFAHPQKLPRYANGVGAPDIWWHDGGKAAKLDQAK